The following proteins come from a genomic window of Canis lupus familiaris isolate Mischka breed German Shepherd chromosome 31, alternate assembly UU_Cfam_GSD_1.0, whole genome shotgun sequence:
- the SMIM34A gene encoding small integral membrane protein 34A, with translation MELIKWTPQGAPNQTQASTGLGYLLRDHMEGRSGTNSTRALKLPDGTSAAWYILTIIGIYGVIFLFRLASNILRKNDKSLEDIYYSNLTSELKKKGLQSKVSKCSALTISNRPVLQPNQASLGPTFKNSECQTEIQGIP, from the exons ATGGAAC tgaTCAAGTGGACTCCTCAGGGAGCCCCCAACCAGACCCAGGCCAGCACTGGCCTAGGCTACCTGCTGAGGGACCACATGGAAGGGAGGAGCGGCACCAACTCCACCAGGGCCCTGAAACTTCCAGATGGGACCAGCGCTGCCTGGTACATCCTCACCATCATTGGCATCTACGGAGTGATTTTCCTCTTCCGGTTAGCCAGCAACATCCTCAGAAAGAATGATAAATCCCTGGAAGATATTTACTACTCAAATTTGACCTCTGAACTCAAAAAGAAAGGTCTCCAAAGCAAAGTGTCCAAATGCTCTGCATTAACGATTAGCAACAGACCTGTCCTGCAGCCCAACCAGGCCAGCCTGGGGCCAACATTCAAAAACAGTGAGTGCCAAACTGAAATCCAAGGGATCCCTTGA